In Drosophila santomea strain STO CAGO 1482 chromosome 3L, Prin_Dsan_1.1, whole genome shotgun sequence, a single window of DNA contains:
- the LOC122756444 gene encoding uncharacterized protein LOC122756444, with the protein MERDVTLCGSCNKNRLSSGVQNWVQCDVCKAWYHFACVGVDASIAQSQWTCDLCKLVDDTPSTSQQAALQRNELTNTLPKDGDIIQTESNPNKPAETSYIPCSKNLMIEMLEETRQVEKKYIEQKYAILAQQQGTQERHILSFGPTASQLAARQILPADLPTFNGNPADWPIFISMYENSCSVAGFSDAENMLRLQKCLKGKAYELVRDKLLLPALVPEVIKTLKTFFGRPEQILDRLIDKIRKISIHKDRLESLIDFAMAVRNACATMEACNLYAHLDNPMLLRELVDKLPTQHKLSWAMHPRSASIPVVKSFSDWIYNLAEAASTVIPAQNSWSVNTHTHLSTGGMCESEDDQKKDDAKPNPSCVMCNSTEHYAAQCEKFKSLPVPERHHIINDAKACYRCLKMHRRKCFSKRDCGVDNCQSKHHPLLHREAPKPELVSTHHQETGLDESYFRILPVTLYGSGAKVDTYAFLDEGSSVTLIDEGILKLLKVPVSSEPLCLQWTGDTTRTEEMSLKAQVKISEMGSGRKLWLNNVHSIKHLALPKQTVDAHKLGSKYKHLHGLPIKSYWNAAPMLLIGANNWTFAVPRKIREGRRNEPIASKCMLGWSIQGTSNATQNYSLHHCVCNWDDIDKTVRESFNTDPITPRELFSKDDKKATEILEETCKKVNGRYQVGLLWRDKNVILPESYSNALKRLECLRQKINKNPELFNQIQGQIDNLVDKNYAFELETKDIAEDINRVWYLPIFIALNPNKPNKIRLVWDAAAKSHGKSLNDFMLNGPDFLNPLTEVLMAFRVGRIGVCADIAEMFHQITIQQSDMHAQRFLWLSKGNKTPRTFVMRAMTFGICCAPCIAHYVRDKNAQEFKDQCPRAFESITKAHYVDDLIDSYTDDSEAIEVTSKVRDIHAEGGFTIRNWISNSTAILKHFGEWQIAEQHPKELGGPEKVLGMYWEPSNDVFKYTFRFARLKRDVLNGESIPTKREALQVLMSIFDPLGLLSCYTIGLKMLLQKVWRAGIDWDEELPDALFTSWQQWKTVLLQATELEFPRFYSTLLPNADQIDLHTFVDASEYAYAAVTYLRIKRGADVDTVLVAAKCKVAPLKPVSIPRMELLPL; encoded by the coding sequence ATGGAGAGAGATGTAACTCTTTGCGGTTCATGCAATAAGAACCGACTATCCAGCGGCGTCCAAAACTGGGTGCAGTGCGACGTATGCAAGGCATGGTACCACTTCGCCTGCGTTGGAGTCGATGCCTCTATTGCACAGTCACAATGGACGTGCGACTTGTGCAAACTTGTCGACGATACCCCTTCCACCTCACAGCAAGCCGCTTTACAACGCAACGAACTGACAAATACCTTGCCGAAAGATGGCGACATAATACAAACCGAATCCAATCCCAATAAGCCAGCTGAGACATCATATATTCCATGCTCAAAAAACTTGATGATAGAGATGCTAGAAGAGACACGCCAAGTGGAAAAGAAATATATCGAGCAGAAATATGCAATACTTGCACAGCAGCAGGGGACACAGGAAAGACACATCCTATCATTTGGACCAACTGCATCCCAACTAGCAGCAAGGCAAATATTACCAGCGGATCTGCCGACTTTTAATGGCAACCCAGCAGACTGGCCAATTTTCATAAGCATGTACGAGAACAGCTGCTCGGTAGCTGGATTTTCAGACGCTGAAAACATGCTTCGTCTCCAGAAGTGTCTCAAAGGGAAAGCCTACGAATTGGTTCGTGATAAGCTGCTACTGCCGGCACTCGTCCCGGAGGTTATCAAGACGCTAAAAACCTTCTTTGGGCGACCGGAACAGATCCTCGACCGGCTCATCGACAAAATCCGTAAAATTAGTATACACAAAGATAGATTGGAGTCCCTAATCGACTTTGCGATGGCAGTGCGCAACGCGTGCGCCACAATGGAGGCCTGTAACCTGTACGCACATCTTGACAACCCAATGCTTCTGCGCGAGCTTGTTGACAAGTTGCCCACTCAGCATAAATTAAGCTGGGCCATGCATCCACGCAGTGCTTCTATCCCTGTCGTAAAATCATTTAGCGACTGGATATACAATTTAGCAGAAGCAGCCTCCACAGTCATACCTGCACAAAATTCATGGAGCGTGAATACCCACACGCACTTATCAACCGGAGGAATGTGTGAGTCCGAAGACGATCAGAAGAAGGACGACGCCAAACCGAACCCTTCATGCGTCATGTGCAACTCCACCGAACATTACGCCGCCCAATGcgagaaatttaaaagtttgccTGTTCCGGAGCGACATCATATAATCAACGACGCCAAGGCCTGCTACAGATGCCTAAAGATGCACCGTCGCAAATGTTTCTCAAAACGCGATTGCGGCGTTGATAACTGTCAATCAAAACACCACCCTCTCCTTCACAGGGAAGCTCCTAAACCCGAACTCGTCAGTACCCACCATCAAGAAACTGGCCTCGATGAATCATACTTTCGAATCCTGCCGGTAACACTATATGGGAGCGGAGCAAAGGTCGACACGTATGCGTTTTTGGACGAGGGCTCATCTGTAACACTTATCGATGAAGGAATTCTGAAGCTCCTCAAGGTTCCTGTGTCCTCTGAACCACTTTGTCTGCAGTGGACCGGAGACACCACCCGTACGGAGGAAATGTCTCTCAAAGCCCAGGTAAAAATATCGGAGATGGGGAGTGGAAGAAAACTGTGGCTCAACAACGTGCATTCAATCAAACACCTTGCCCTACCTAAGCAAACCGTTGACGCACATAAACTTGGCAGCAAATACAAGCACCTACATGGATTGCCCATAAAATCATATTGGAATGCTGCACCGATGCTTCTAATTGGCGCAAACAACTGGACCTTTGCTGTTCCCCGCAAAATTCGTGAAGGAAGACGCAATGAGCCTATCGCCTCAAAATGTATGCTAGGATGGAGTATTCAGGGCACAAGTAATGCCACCCAAAATTATTCCCTTCATCACTGCGTTTGCAACTGGGACGACATCGACAAGACGGTAAGAGAAAGCTTCAACACAGACCCTATCACACCGCGGGAGCTTTTCTCTAAAGACGACAAAAAGGCTACGGAAATTCTGGAGGAGACATGCAAGAAAGTAAATGGTCGCTATCAAGTTGGACTGCTCTGGCGagacaaaaatgtaattctcCCAGAAAGCTATTCAAACGCACTTAAACGACTCGAATGTCTTCGacaaaaaattaacaagaatCCAGAGCTATTCAATCAAATTCAAGGCCAAATTGACAACCTAGTCGACAAAAACTACGCATTCGAACTGGAAACCAAAGATATAGCAGAGGACATAAACCGTGTGTGGTACCTCCCTATATTCATCGCTCTAAACCCAAacaagccaaataaaataagattgGTTTGGGATGCAGCTGCAAAGAGTCACGGCAAATCCCTTAATGACTTTATGCTGAACGGACCCGATTTCTTAAACCCGCTAACCGAGGTTCTTATGGCATTCAGAGTAGGTCGTATAGGCGTGTGCGCGGATATCGCTGAGATGTTTCATCAAATAACTATCCAGCAAAGCGACATGCATGCTCAAAGATTTCTGTGGCTTAGCAAGGGCAACAAAACTCCCCGCACATTCGTCATGCGGGCAATGACATTTGGAATTTGCTGCGCGCCCTGTATTGCTCACTATGTGCGGGACAAAAACGCACAGGAGTTTAAGGATCAATGTCCCCGAGCTTTCGAATCAATTACAAAGGCTCATTATGTGGACGACCTTATAGACAGCTACACCGACGACTCTGAGGCGATCGAAGTAACATCAAAAGTCCGAGACATTCATGCTGAGGGAGGATTCACTATAAGAAATTGGATCTCGAACTCTACCGCTATCCTCAAACATTTTGGAGAGTGGCAAATAGCCGAACAACATCCCAAAGAACTTGGTGGCCCGGAGAAGGTTCTTGGTATGTATTGGGAACCCTCAAACGACGTTTTTAAGTATACTTTTAGATTTGCGAGACTTAAAAGAGACGTCCTAAATGGAGAATCCATACCAACAAAACGAGAAGCCCTACAAGTATTAATGTCGATTTTTGATCCCTTGGGCCTGTTATCCTGCTACACGATCGGCCTTAAAATGCTTCTGCAAAAAGTATGGCGTGCAGGCATAGACTGGGACGAAGAACTGCCCGATGCCCTGTTCACGTCATGGCAACAATGGAAAACGGTCCTGCTTCAAGCTACCGAACTGGAATTTCCTCGCTTCTACTCCACTTTGCTGCCGAATGCCGACCAGATTGATCTACACACGTTTGTAGACGCAAGCGAGTACGCCTACGCAGCAGTCACATATCTTCGTATCAAGCGAGGAGCAGACGTCGACACAGTACTGGTAGCAGCCAAATGTAAGGTCGCCCCACTAAAACCAGTCTCAATACCACGCATGGAACTACTGCCGCTGTAA
- the LOC120447750 gene encoding frizzled-2, translating into MRHNRLKVLILGLTLLLTSCRADGPQHSADHGIGGMGMGMGGHGLDASPAPGYGVPAIPKDPNLRCEEITIPMCRGIGYNMTSFPNEMNHETQDEAGLEVHQFWPLVEIKCSPDLKFFLCSMYTPICLEDYHKPLPVCRSVCERARSGCAPIMQQYSFEWPERMACEHLPLHGDPDNLCMEQPSYTEAGSGGSSGGSGGSGSGSGSGGKRKQGGSGSGGSGAGGSSGSTSTKPCRGRNSKNCQNPQGEKASGKECSCSCRSPLIFLGKEQLLQQQSQMPMMHHPHHWYMNLTVQRIAGVPNCGIPCKGPFFSNDEKDFAGLWIALWSGLCFCSTLMTLTTFIIDTERFKYPERPIVFLSACYFMVAVGYLSRNFLQNEEIACDGLLLRESSTGPHSCTLVFLLTYFFGMASSIWWVILSFTWFLAAGLKWGNEAITKHSQYFHLAAWLIPTVQSVAVLLLSAVDGDPILGICYVGNLNPDHLKTFVLAPLFVYLVIGTTFLMAGFVSLFRIRSVIKQQGGVGAGVKADKLEKLMIRIGIFSVLYTVPATIVIGCYLYEAAYFEDWIKALACPCAQVKGPGKKPLYSVLMLKYFMALAVGITSGVWIWSGKTLESWRRFWRRLLGAPDRTGANQALIKQRPPIPHPYAGSGMGMPVGSAAGSLLATPYTQAGGASVASTSHHHLHHHVLKQPAASHV; encoded by the coding sequence ATGAGACACAACCGACTGAAGGTCCTGATCCTGGGACTCACCCTTCTGCTGACATCCTGTCGAGCGGACGGACCGCAGCACAGTGCGGATCACGGCATAGGCggaatgggcatgggcatgggtgGCCACGGCCTGGACGCAAGTCCTGCCCCCGGATACGGGGTGCCAGCCATACCCAAGGACCCCAATCTGCGATGCGAAGAGATCACTATACCAATGTGTCGGGGCATTGGCTACAACATGACATCCTTCCCCAACGAAATGAACCACGAGACCCAAGATGAAGCGGGCCTGGAGGTGCACCAGTTCTGGCCTTTAGTGGAGATCAAGTGCTCCCCGGACCTCAAGTTCTTCCTGTGCAGCATGTACACGCCCATCTGCCTGGAGGATTACCACAAGCCGCTGCCCGTTTGCCGCAGTGTCTGCGAGAGGGCCCGCTCGGGATGCGCACCCATCATGCAGCAGTACAGCTTTGAGTGGCCGGAGAGGATGGCGTGCGAGCACCTGCCCCTTCATGGTGACCCTGACAATCTGTGCATGGAACAGCCTTCGTACACGGAGGCGGGCAGCGGTGGCAGCTCGGGCGGATCGGGTGGCTCTGGCAGCGGTTCCGGCTCCGGCGGCAAGCGGAAGCAAGGAGGCAGTGGCTCGGGTGGTAGTGGGgccggcggcagcagcggttCCACCTCAACGAAGCCATGCCGCGGACGCAATTCAAAAAACTGCCAAAATCCCCAAGGAGAAAAGGCAAGCGGAAAAGAGTGCAGCTGCTCGTGCCGCTCCCCACTCATCTTCCTGGGgaaggagcagctgctgcagcagcagtcgcagatGCCCATGATGCACCATCCACACCACTGGTACATGAACCTCACTGTCCAAAGGATCGCCGGCGTACCAAACTGCGGCATTCCGTGCAAGGGGCCCTTCTTCAGCAACGACGAAAAGGACTTCGCCGGCCTCTGGATCGCCCTGTGGTCGGGACTGTGCTTCTGCAGCACGCTCATGACCCTAACCACATTCATCATCGACACCGAAAGGTTTAAGTACCCGGAGCGGCCCATTGTCTTCCTATCCGCCTGCTACTTCATGGTGGCCGTGGGCTACCTGTCGCGCAACTTCCTTCAGAACGAGGAGATCGCCTGCGACGGCCTGCTGCTCCGGGAAAGCTCCACGGGTCCGCACTCTTGTACCCTGGTCTTCTTGCTCACCTACTTCTTTGGCATGGCCTCCTCCATCTGGTGGGTGATCCTCAGCTTCACCTGGTTTCTGGCCGCTGGTCTAAAGTGGGGCAACGAGGCCATCACTAAGCACTCACAGTACTTCCACCTGGCCGCCTGGCTAATTCCCACTGTCCAGTCCGTGGCTGTCCTCCTGCTCTCGGCGGTGGATGGCGATCCCATTCTGGGCATCTGCTATGTGGGCAACCTCAACCCGGATCACCTAAAGACCTTCGTGCTGGCCCCGCTCTTCGTTTACCTGGTAATTGGCACCACCTTCCTGATGGCCGGATTCGTGTCCCTCTTCCGCATCCGATCGGTTATCAAGCAACAGGGCGGCGTTGGAGCTGGCGTCAAGGCGGACAAGCTGGAGAAACTGATGATCAGGATTGGCATCTTCTCGGTGCTCTACACGGTGCCGGCCACCATTGTTATTGGATGCTACCTGTACGAGGCAGCCTACTTCGAGGACTGGATCAAGGCCCTGGCCTGTCCCTGTGCCCAGGTGAAGGGTCCCGGCAAGAAGCCCCTCTACTCGGTCCTGATGCTCAAGTACTTCATGGCCCTGGCCGTGGGCATCACCTCTGGCGTGTGGATCTGGTCCGGTAAGACGCTGGAGAGCTGGCGACGCTTCTGGCGGAGGCTCTTAGGAGCGCCGGACCGCACGGGCGCCAACCAGGCGCTGATCAAGCAGCGTCCTCCGATCCCGCATCCCTATGCCGGATCTGGAATGGGCATGCCCGTGGGCTCGGCGGCGGGCTCCCTGCTGGCCACGCCCTACACCCAGGCGGGTGGAGCCTCGGTGGCCTCCACCAGCCACCACCACCTGCACCACCACGTTCTCAAGCAGCCGGCGGCCAGCCACGTATGA
- the LOC122756439 gene encoding acanthoscurrin-2-like, producing the protein MGGGGGGGSTIGGGTLGHGTAMSSSTVGMGPLPGTLMHGASGGGVGGGNPGNVYGNGNNGVGGQNTAPGSVIDSRAVSVVVTLPGGPGAQHPGQALSDYGPI; encoded by the coding sequence ATGGGCGGCGGCGGGGGCGGCGGTAGCACCATTGGCGGCGGCACCCTGGGCCACGGCACCGCGATGAGCAGCAGCACGGTCGGCATGGGCCCTCTCCCCGGCACCCTGATGCACGGCGCCTCCGGCGGAGGCGTGGGCGGCGGCAATCCCGGCAACGTTTacggcaatggcaacaacGGAGTGGGCGGCCAGAACACCGCTCCCGGCTCCGTGATCGACTCGCGGGCCGTGTCCGTGGTGGTCACGCTGCCCGGCGGCCCGGGTGCCCAGCATCCGGGCCAGGCGCTCAGCGACTACGGTCCCATATAG
- the LOC120449406 gene encoding accessory gland protein Acp76A isoform X2 gives MVKRILICFLLFLVNHLHAIHQALALLYLSKDNIKDHQLEKALGLNGLHQEEILSFFGEAREKAVKEKFTLANRIYFSGDYNASQNITQISENLGVEVKNMTFSGGHSSTEEIKNWLNKSINKAGFNLFGKKDISNSTRVVAVQGMSYSCVWKHREKAMTNRLFSYIRPNRKPFVYKVEMIYIEAPMEFFNEDQVRGVMVPFSNTDIGMLVLLPRPRYSTQQILQNLDKILNIKLREAEKTHLFLPKFKVHETLDLNSALKALGIKRLFTNGDIKSKSNAASFKQYNSLDVDQNRVLMTIDVGSDFDDRVLYVNRGFVFVIKDQTTIYMVGRMESI, from the exons ATGGTCAAacgcattttaatttgtttcctGCTCTTCCTAGTAAACCATTTGCATGCAA TTCACCAGGCTCTCGCACTCCTTTATCTGAGCAAGGATAATATCAAGGACCACCAGTTGGAAAAGGCCCTTGGATTAAACGGTCTTCATCAAGAGGAGATCTTGTCCTTTTTCGGTGAAGCTCGGGAAAAGGCTGTTAAGGAAAAATTTACTTTGGCaaatcgaatttatttttccgGTGATTACAATGCATCACAGAATATTACGCAAATTAGCGAAAATCTCGGCGTGGAGGTGAAAAATATGACGTTCTCCGGCGGCCACAGCTCAACGGAAGAGATCAAGAACTGGTTAAATAAATCCATTAACAAGGCTGGATTCAATCTATTTGGCAAGAAGGATATAAGCAACTCCACTCGAGTTGTGGCTGTTCAAGGAATGTCATATTCATGTGTGTGGAAACACCGAGAAAAGGCGATGACAAATAGGTTATTTAGCTATATACGACCAAACAGAAAACCCTTTGTCTATAAGGTCGAAATGATATACATCGAAGCACCGATGGAGTTCTTCAACGAGGATCAAGTTCGCGGTGTTATGGTCCCATTTTCTAACACCGATATCGGAATGCTGGTATTGCTGCCCAGGCCACGTTATTCCACCCAGCAAATACTGCAAAACCTGGACAAAATTTTGAACATTAAGTTGCGAGAAGCGGAGAAGACGCATCTATTCCTGCCAAAATTTAAAGTCCACGAAACTTTAGATCTTAATTCGGCGCTGAAAGCTTTGGGCATCAAGAGGTTGTTTACCAACGGGGATATCAAATCTAAGTCAAATGCTGCGAGTTTTAAGCAGTATAATTCCCTGGATGTGGATCAAAATCGGGTGTTAA TGACTATAGATGTGGGCTCCGACTTCGACGATCGAGTCCTATATGTGAACCGGGGTTTTGTGTTCGTAATCAAGGATCAGACCACCATTTACATGGTCGGTCGCATGGAGTCGATTTGA
- the LOC120449406 gene encoding accessory gland protein Acp76A isoform X1 gives MVKRILICFLLFLVNHLHASDFEINLIKQLSRGRLSRNFVFSPFAVHQALALLYLSKDNIKDHQLEKALGLNGLHQEEILSFFGEAREKAVKEKFTLANRIYFSGDYNASQNITQISENLGVEVKNMTFSGGHSSTEEIKNWLNKSINKAGFNLFGKKDISNSTRVVAVQGMSYSCVWKHREKAMTNRLFSYIRPNRKPFVYKVEMIYIEAPMEFFNEDQVRGVMVPFSNTDIGMLVLLPRPRYSTQQILQNLDKILNIKLREAEKTHLFLPKFKVHETLDLNSALKALGIKRLFTNGDIKSKSNAASFKQYNSLDVDQNRVLMTIDVGSDFDDRVLYVNRGFVFVIKDQTTIYMVGRMESI, from the exons ATGGTCAAacgcattttaatttgtttcctGCTCTTCCTAGTAAACCATTTGCATGCAAGTGATTTCgaaattaatttgataaagCAACTGAGCAGAGGTCGATTGTCCCGGAACTTTGTGTTCTCTCCATTTGCAGTTCACCAGGCTCTCGCACTCCTTTATCTGAGCAAGGATAATATCAAGGACCACCAGTTGGAAAAGGCCCTTGGATTAAACGGTCTTCATCAAGAGGAGATCTTGTCCTTTTTCGGTGAAGCTCGGGAAAAGGCTGTTAAGGAAAAATTTACTTTGGCaaatcgaatttatttttccgGTGATTACAATGCATCACAGAATATTACGCAAATTAGCGAAAATCTCGGCGTGGAGGTGAAAAATATGACGTTCTCCGGCGGCCACAGCTCAACGGAAGAGATCAAGAACTGGTTAAATAAATCCATTAACAAGGCTGGATTCAATCTATTTGGCAAGAAGGATATAAGCAACTCCACTCGAGTTGTGGCTGTTCAAGGAATGTCATATTCATGTGTGTGGAAACACCGAGAAAAGGCGATGACAAATAGGTTATTTAGCTATATACGACCAAACAGAAAACCCTTTGTCTATAAGGTCGAAATGATATACATCGAAGCACCGATGGAGTTCTTCAACGAGGATCAAGTTCGCGGTGTTATGGTCCCATTTTCTAACACCGATATCGGAATGCTGGTATTGCTGCCCAGGCCACGTTATTCCACCCAGCAAATACTGCAAAACCTGGACAAAATTTTGAACATTAAGTTGCGAGAAGCGGAGAAGACGCATCTATTCCTGCCAAAATTTAAAGTCCACGAAACTTTAGATCTTAATTCGGCGCTGAAAGCTTTGGGCATCAAGAGGTTGTTTACCAACGGGGATATCAAATCTAAGTCAAATGCTGCGAGTTTTAAGCAGTATAATTCCCTGGATGTGGATCAAAATCGGGTGTTAA TGACTATAGATGTGGGCTCCGACTTCGACGATCGAGTCCTATATGTGAACCGGGGTTTTGTGTTCGTAATCAAGGATCAGACCACCATTTACATGGTCGGTCGCATGGAGTCGATTTGA